The following are encoded together in the Aciduricibacillus chroicocephali genome:
- a CDS encoding type I restriction-modification system subunit M: MAKLTLQGLESHLWESANILRGSIDSSDYKNYIFGLLFLKRLSDVFIEHAEYVEEEENDDYAWYDQDEHQFFVPERARWTHIQIQTQDIGNTINKAFEALEEENPSLVGVLANIDFNDKDKLPDRLLLQLIQHFSSIKLSNENLSEPDMLGRAYEYLIKQFADDAGKKGGEFYTPTKVVELIVKLIKPEEGMRVCDPTVGSGGMLVQSVDYIKSRGGDPRNLSLHGQERNLNTWAICKMNLLLHGLSDHRIERGDTIREPKLLGNDKELLLYDRVIANPPFSLKNWGREEAEADEYGRFRFGVPPKNAGDYAFVQHMVSTLNHEGKAGVVMPHGVLFRGGAEGKIREGLLKNDLVEAIIGLPSNLFYGTGIPACILILNRNKTEDKKGKVFILDGSQDYQEGKNQNVLRSGDINKIVQAYDAWEEQEKYCRVIDLEDIEENDFNLTIAHYIDTNQEEEEIDVKAALDKLKKLEEEREAIEEKMYGYLKELGYGE; encoded by the coding sequence ATGGCGAAGCTAACATTGCAAGGACTAGAATCACACTTATGGGAATCAGCAAATATTCTAAGAGGGAGTATTGATTCCTCTGATTATAAAAACTATATATTTGGATTACTATTTCTAAAACGCTTAAGTGACGTGTTCATTGAGCATGCAGAATATGTGGAAGAGGAAGAGAATGATGACTATGCATGGTATGACCAAGATGAACATCAGTTCTTCGTTCCAGAGCGGGCACGTTGGACACATATTCAAATTCAGACACAGGATATCGGTAATACAATTAACAAAGCCTTTGAAGCACTTGAAGAAGAGAACCCATCTTTAGTTGGTGTTTTAGCTAATATTGATTTTAATGATAAGGATAAATTGCCTGATAGATTGTTACTGCAGTTGATACAACATTTTTCTTCCATTAAATTGAGTAATGAGAATCTATCGGAACCTGATATGCTTGGACGTGCTTATGAATATTTAATTAAACAGTTCGCCGATGATGCTGGGAAAAAAGGTGGCGAATTCTACACACCGACAAAGGTTGTTGAACTGATTGTGAAGTTGATTAAACCAGAAGAAGGAATGAGGGTGTGCGACCCGACTGTCGGCTCAGGAGGTATGCTTGTTCAATCAGTGGACTACATCAAATCACGGGGTGGAGACCCACGTAATTTATCGCTGCATGGACAAGAACGAAACTTGAATACATGGGCGATCTGTAAGATGAATCTGTTATTACATGGTTTAAGCGATCACCGAATTGAACGTGGAGATACAATTCGTGAGCCGAAGCTGTTAGGCAATGATAAAGAATTGCTTTTATATGACAGAGTAATAGCTAATCCACCTTTTTCACTTAAAAACTGGGGACGTGAAGAGGCTGAAGCGGATGAGTATGGCCGGTTCCGCTTTGGTGTACCACCCAAAAATGCTGGGGACTATGCTTTTGTTCAACACATGGTGTCCACACTTAATCATGAAGGGAAAGCAGGCGTGGTCATGCCACATGGTGTGCTATTCCGTGGTGGAGCTGAGGGGAAAATTCGTGAAGGTCTTTTAAAGAATGATTTAGTGGAAGCTATTATCGGTTTGCCATCGAATCTTTTCTATGGAACAGGTATTCCAGCTTGTATCTTAATCCTGAATCGAAATAAGACAGAGGATAAAAAGGGAAAAGTGTTTATTTTAGATGGTTCACAAGACTATCAAGAAGGCAAAAATCAGAACGTTCTTCGTAGCGGGGATATAAATAAAATTGTTCAGGCTTATGATGCTTGGGAAGAGCAGGAGAAATATTGTCGAGTAATTGACTTGGAAGATATTGAAGAAAATGATTTTAATTTAACCATTGCCCACTATATTGATACAAACCAAGAGGAAGAAGAAATCGATGTTAAAGCAGCATTGGATAAGTTGAAGAAACTAGAGGAAGAACGTGAAGCAATAGAAGAGAAGATGTATGGGTATTTAAAGGAGTTGGGGTATGGTGAGTGA
- the radC gene encoding RadC family protein: MNNTMDKQSFRSLLAVTTREKEDGYVVNKLFNLYPSIQELLDVTEEELLQIKGVGRAKSKQILAALQLANMNPCTVEQRFKIGSPEDAYEYLNDMKYLTQEHFVVLGLNTKNEIAFRETVFVGSLNASIVHPRETFKYLIRRSCASAIVAHNHPSGDPSPSHEDIQVTKRLAEAGKVIGIEVLDHIIVGAQSYISLKEKGYL; encoded by the coding sequence ATGAACAACACAATGGACAAACAATCTTTTAGAAGCCTATTGGCAGTTACAACTCGTGAGAAGGAGGATGGATATGTGGTGAATAAATTGTTCAACCTCTACCCATCAATCCAGGAATTACTTGACGTCACAGAGGAGGAGTTGCTGCAGATTAAAGGCGTTGGACGAGCAAAGTCTAAACAGATCCTTGCTGCACTTCAGCTTGCAAACATGAACCCCTGCACAGTTGAACAAAGATTTAAAATCGGTTCTCCTGAAGATGCATATGAATATTTAAATGATATGAAGTATTTGACCCAAGAACACTTTGTTGTACTTGGTTTGAATACGAAAAATGAGATTGCCTTTCGAGAAACAGTCTTTGTTGGTTCATTAAATGCTTCAATCGTCCATCCACGTGAGACATTTAAATATCTGATTCGCCGTAGCTGTGCAAGTGCTATTGTTGCTCATAACCATCCTTCCGGCGATCCCTCTCCTAGTCATGAGGACATCCAAGTGACAAAGCGATTGGCAGAAGCCGGAAAGGTAATTGGAATAGAGGTACTTGATCACATCATTGTTGGTGCACAATCATATATTTCACTTAAAGAAAAAGGATATCTGTAA
- a CDS encoding DUF262 domain-containing protein gives MSFQAPITIAQAIENIEQNRYLLPAIQREFEWTDESIEWLFDSIMQDYPISSFLFWRVEGQTKNEYKFYRFLKEYREYFKTHNEEMDTNGLHDFTAVLDGQQRLTSIYIGLKGSYAYKKPRVRWKDNEDNIPTRKLYLNILEPQKDSEDGSLYEFRFLTNKQYASHPEKWFKVGDIMNLANAFEFNKFLDNKGYKDSQFTYETLAKLHEKIHTTFSINYFLEKEQSLDKALNIFIRINSGGEPLSFSDLIMSIAIANWTVKDARKEIYGLVDEVRDEGFSITKDFILKTFLYLHSKDIKFKVSNFSSDNAIVFEKHWEDIRNSILSAFQLVKRFGYFDSTLTSKNALIPIIYYMYHRGDSQKIVSTKQYEADRKIIKKWLNLALVSRVFGGQADTVLMSIRSVFTTKLEAEKIKSTITQFPAKEIVLKLKGTTKEMTLNEEYIENLLLTQKDDNLAFSLLALLYPNLDYQNGVFHKDHVHPISQFKKENLQTKGIDINEHELYLDAYSNNSILNLQMLDANENMSKQDRSLKEWVEHESKKQGISIQKMCETHLIPENCLEFTDFPQFIEEREVLLKTKLKAIF, from the coding sequence ATGTCATTCCAAGCACCAATTACGATTGCCCAGGCTATCGAGAATATAGAACAAAATAGATATTTGCTGCCTGCAATTCAAAGGGAATTCGAGTGGACCGATGAAAGTATTGAATGGCTGTTTGATTCCATAATGCAAGACTATCCGATAAGTTCCTTTTTGTTCTGGAGAGTTGAGGGGCAAACGAAGAATGAATATAAATTCTACCGCTTTCTGAAGGAATACAGGGAGTATTTCAAAACACATAATGAAGAAATGGACACAAACGGGCTTCATGATTTTACGGCTGTACTCGACGGTCAGCAAAGACTTACATCTATTTACATTGGTCTAAAAGGTAGCTACGCGTACAAAAAGCCACGTGTCCGGTGGAAGGATAATGAAGATAATATTCCGACACGGAAGTTGTACCTAAATATTCTAGAGCCGCAGAAAGACTCGGAGGACGGTTCTCTGTATGAGTTTAGATTTTTGACTAACAAGCAGTACGCTAGTCATCCTGAGAAATGGTTCAAAGTTGGGGATATTATGAACTTGGCCAATGCTTTTGAATTTAATAAGTTTCTCGATAACAAAGGGTACAAAGATAGTCAATTCACCTATGAAACGTTAGCCAAGCTTCATGAAAAAATACATACAACATTCTCGATTAACTATTTTCTTGAGAAAGAGCAGAGTCTAGACAAGGCGCTGAACATCTTTATCCGAATTAATAGTGGAGGAGAGCCATTAAGCTTCTCAGACTTGATTATGTCCATCGCTATTGCTAATTGGACAGTGAAGGATGCAAGAAAGGAAATTTACGGTCTTGTTGATGAAGTAAGAGACGAGGGCTTTTCAATAACGAAGGACTTTATCCTAAAGACATTTCTATATCTCCACAGTAAAGACATAAAATTCAAAGTATCGAATTTCAGTTCCGATAATGCTATAGTGTTCGAAAAGCATTGGGAAGACATCAGAAATTCAATTCTATCTGCTTTCCAATTGGTAAAGAGATTTGGATATTTTGATTCAACGCTGACATCGAAGAACGCACTTATTCCAATTATTTATTATATGTATCATAGGGGAGACAGCCAAAAAATAGTCAGCACAAAGCAGTATGAAGCCGACCGCAAGATTATTAAAAAATGGCTTAACTTAGCACTTGTGTCTCGTGTCTTCGGTGGACAGGCCGATACAGTATTGATGAGCATCCGTAGCGTCTTCACAACTAAACTTGAAGCTGAAAAGATCAAAAGTACTATTACGCAGTTCCCAGCAAAAGAAATTGTTTTGAAGCTGAAAGGCACGACAAAGGAAATGACTCTGAACGAAGAATATATAGAGAATCTTCTGCTGACTCAAAAAGATGATAATTTGGCATTCAGTCTGTTAGCACTGCTATATCCAAATCTCGACTATCAAAATGGTGTTTTCCACAAAGACCATGTCCACCCTATTTCGCAGTTTAAGAAAGAGAATCTGCAGACCAAAGGAATAGATATAAATGAACATGAACTTTATCTAGATGCATATTCGAACAATAGCATTTTAAATCTACAAATGCTTGATGCCAACGAAAACATGTCAAAGCAGGATCGATCACTAAAGGAATGGGTAGAACATGAATCCAAAAAACAAGGAATCAGTATTCAGAAAATGTGCGAAACACATCTTATCCCTGAGAATTGTTTAGAGTTCACTGACTTCCCACAGTTTATTGAAGAAAGAGAAGTACTATTGAAAACAAAGCTGAAGGCTATTTTTTAG
- the rlmH gene encoding 23S rRNA (pseudouridine(1915)-N(3))-methyltransferase RlmH gives MKITIITVGKLKEKYLKQGIAEYLKRLGAYAKCEIVEVPDEKAPETMSDAEGEIVKQKEGERILSHINQDTYVITLEINGKMLTSEQLAAKMDELMTYGKSKIAFVIGGSLGLSEQVRERSDFALSFSKMTFPHQLMRLVLVEQVYRGFRIIKGEPYHK, from the coding sequence ATGAAAATAACAATCATTACAGTCGGCAAGTTAAAGGAAAAGTATTTAAAGCAAGGCATCGCGGAATACTTAAAGCGCCTAGGCGCCTATGCAAAGTGTGAAATTGTTGAAGTACCTGACGAGAAGGCACCCGAAACAATGAGCGACGCAGAAGGAGAAATCGTCAAACAGAAAGAAGGCGAACGCATCCTATCTCATATCAATCAGGATACATATGTGATCACGCTCGAAATTAACGGAAAGATGCTGACAAGTGAGCAGCTCGCTGCCAAGATGGACGAGCTTATGACATACGGGAAGAGCAAGATTGCCTTTGTGATTGGCGGCTCCTTGGGTTTGAGTGAACAGGTGAGGGAGCGAAGTGATTTTGCATTAAGCTTTTCGAAGATGACATTCCCGCATCAGTTGATGAGATTGGTGTTGGTGGAGCAGGTTTATCGGGGGTTTAGGATTATTAAGGGAGAGCCGTACCATAAATAA